The genomic region CGTCCACTTCTACGAAGTTGGCGTCCTTTTTGATGAGCAGGACGGGTTTGCGTTCCGTCACTTTCAGCCCGATCCCGTGCGGCCAGGCCCGCACCACATCGACCGAATCGATGCGGGGCAGGCGACCGCGGACGCGGCCTTCGATCTCGTCGGTGTCGACGCTCACCAGGGGGGCGCCGACCGGGACGGCCGCCGCGGCCAGCACCTGCTCGGGAGTGAGCACCTCGGTGCCGGTCGCGGTGACCTTCTCGACGCGGAGCCAGGAGGAGCCGTAGAACGCCCAGGTGCCGCCCGCGGCGAGGAGCACCGCGGCCGCCAGCGAGGCGAGCGCAGGGCCCCGGCGCAGGCGCCTGCCGGGGCCCTGAGGGCCGGATCCCTTCGACGACTTCGGGGGTTTGGACGGCTTGGGAGAGCCGCTGCCCTTGCGGGCGGACGGGCCGGAGCCCTGGTTCCCACGCTGTGCGGTCGTCGCTCCGGCCACTGATGCGCCTCCTGCGTCTTGGCTACCCGCCTCAGCGGGACCGGTGGGCCGCGATCGCCTCGTACACCATGCCGACCAGCAGGTCGTCGGCGTCCCGGCGGCCGAACTCACCTGCGGCCCGGGACATCTCGTACAGACGGTGCGGGTCGGACAGCACCGGGAGGACCTGGCTGAGCACCCACTCGGGCGTCAGTTCCGCGTCGTCCACGAGCAGGCCGCCACCGGCCTTGACCACCGGCTGGGCGTTGAGCCGCTGTTCGCCGTTGCCGATCGGCAGCGGGACGTACGCGGCGGGCAGCCCGACGGCGGAGAGTTCGGCGACGGTCATCGCGCCCGCGCGGCACAGCATCATGTCGGCGGCGGCGTACGCGAGATCCATCCGGTCCACGTACGGTACCGGCACATACGGCGGCATCCCGGGCATGTTGTCGACACGCGGCAGTTCGTTCTTCGGCCCGACGGCGTGCAGGATCTGGATCCCGGAGCGCTGGAGGGTCGGAGCGACCTGCTGGATGACCTCGTTGAGGCGCCGGGCACCCTGCGAGCCGCCGGAGACCAGCAGCGTCGGCAGGTTGGGGTCCAGGCCGAAGGCGGCGCGCGCCTCCGGGCGGACCGCGGCCCGGTCCAGGGTCGAGATCGAGCGCCGCAGCGGGATGCCCACGTAGCGGGCGCCGCGCAGCTTGCTGTCGGGGGTGGAGACCGCGACGGCGTGCGCGTACCGCGAGCCGATCTTGTTGGCCAGTCCCGGCCGGGCGTTGGCCTCGTGGACGATGATCGGCACCCCGAGCCGCTTGGCGGCCAGGTAGCCGGGCAGCGCCACGTAGCCGCCGAAGCCGACGACGCAGTCGGCCTTGGTGCGCAGGAGGATCTCCTCGGCGGCCTTGATCGTGCCGCGCAGCCGCCCGGGGACGGTGATCAGTTCCGGAGTGGGCTTGCGCGGCAGTGGCACTGCGGGGATCAGGCCCAGCTCGTAACCGCGTTCCGGCACGAGGCGGGTCTCAAGTCCGCGCTCGGTGCCGAGGGCGGTGATGCCCACTGAAGGGTCCTGCCTGCGCAGGGCGTCCGCGAGGGCGAGCGCCGGCTCGATGTGGCCGGCGGTCCCCCCACCGGCGAGTACGACATGCACCGAAATTCACCGCTCTCCGGACGGACGCTTCTTGACGCGCCGTCTCATCGACTTCCATCTCACCCCGGTCCGCCTCCAGCCGGTTTTCGGCTGCCGCATCGCGAGGGCCGCGCGCGCCGCCGGCTCCTCACGCGCGAAGGCGATGAGCAGTCCGACCGCGAACATGGTCGGCAGCAGGGCCGACCCCCCGTAGGAGAACAGCGGGAGCGGGACCCCGGCGATCGGCAGCAGGCCGAGCACCGCACCGATGTTGATCACGGCCTGGGCCGTGATCCAGGTGGTCACGCCTCCCGCGGCAAACCGTACGAAGGAGTCCTCCGTGCGTCCGGCCACGCGGATACCCGCATAGCCTAGAGCCGCGAACAGGGCGAGCACCGACAGCGTCCCCGCCAGACCCAGTTCCTCCCCGGTGATGGCGAAGATGAAGTCCGTGTGGGCTTCGGGTAGTTGTCCCCATTTTTCCACACTGGCTCCCAGACCGGAACCGAACCATCCGCCCGAAGCGAGGGCGTAGATCCCGTGCACGGCCTGCCAGCAAAGGTCGTTCTTGCCCGGATCTGTCGCGCCGAGGCACTCCAGCCGGTCCATCCGGTGCGGGCTCGTCTTGATGAGCAGTGCGACGATCACACCAGTGAACGCCAGCACCGCGACGAACAGCCGTGTCGGCGCTCCCGCCAGCCAGAGCAGGCCGAACAGGACGGCGCCTAGGATCATCGCGGTGCCCATGTCACCGCCCAGCATGATCAGCCCGAGCAGCAGGAAGGCCACCGGGACCAGCGGCACCAGCAGGTGCTTCCACTGGCTGAGCAGTCCCTTGTCGCCCTTGCGCGCCAACAGGTCGGCGCCCCACAGGATCAGGGCCAGTTTGCCGAACTCACTGGGCTGCAACATGAACGGACCGCCAAGGGAGATCCAATTCTGGTTGCCGTTGATCGAGACCCCTATCCCGGGGAGCTGGACCAGGACCATCAGGAACAGGGTGCCGGCGAGCACCGGATAGGACAGCGCCCGGTGCAGTTTGACCGGCATCCGGGAGGCGATCAGCATCAGTCCGGTCCCGATCAGGGCCGCCAGGAACTGCTTCTTGAAGAAGTACGCGTCACCCAGGCCGAGCTGGAGCGCCTTGATCATGGAGGCCGAGTAGACCATCACCAGGCCGAGCACGGTGATGAGCAGCGAGCTGCCGAAGATCAGGTAATACGCCGTGAGCGGGCGGTCCCAGGCCTTGCGCAAGTGCGCTTGCGTGCGCCGCAGACCGGCCAGCGGCCCGCGCCCGGCGGGCCGCCGCACACTCGCCGCGGGGCGCTTGCGGCCCTGTGCCTTGACGGCGGACGGCCGCCGCCCCGGCAGCATCTGCTTGGCCGGCATCTGTGATCTTCCCCTCCACTCGTACGAGGCGAGCGGTCGGCCGGAGGACCCGTCGGCCTGTTCGACCTAGGATCTCTCGGCGGCCAGTTCGCGCACCGCGTCCGCGAACGCGTCCCCACGCTTGTTGTAGTTCGCGAACATGTCCATCGAGGCGCAGGCAGGTGCCAGCAGGACCGTGTCGCCGGGCTCGGCGAGCCGGGCCGCTTCCCGGACCGCTGCGAGCATCGCCCCAGTGTCGGTCCGGGCGAGGTCGACGACCGGGACCTCGGGGGCGTGTCGCGCCAGCGCGTCGGCGATCAGCGCCCGGTCGGCGCCGATCAGCACCACGCCGCGCAGCCGCTTCGCCGACTTCCGGACCAGTTCGTCGAAGGTCGCGCCCTTGGCGAGGCCCCCGGCGATCCAGACGACCGGCTCGAAGGCGGCCAGGGAGGCCTCGGCCGCGTGCGTGTTGGTGGCCTTGGAGTCGTCGATGTACGTGACCCCGTGCACCGCCTCCACGTGCGCGACCCGGTGGGCGTCGGGGCGGAAGTCGCGCAGCCCGTCGCGGACCGCGCGCGGCGGGACGCCGAAGGCGCGGGCCAGGGCCGCCGCGGCGAGCGCGTTGGCGATGTTGTGCGGGGCGGGCGGGTTGACGTCCGCGACGTGCGCGAGCTCCTGGGCGTTCTTCTGCCGGTTCTCCACGAAGGCGCGGTCGACGAGGATGCCGTCGACGACGCCGAGCATGGAGGGGCCGGGGGCGCCGAGGGTGAAGCCGATCGCCCGGCAGCCCTCTTCGACGTCGGCGTTCTCGACCAGTTCCTCGGTGGCCGGGTCGGCGACGTTGTAGACGCAGGCCACGGTGTTGCCCTCGTAGATGCGGCCCTTGTCGGCGGCGTACGCCTCCATGGAGCCGTGCCAGTCGAGGTGGTCCGGGGCCAGGTTGAGGACGGCCGCCGAGTGGGCGCGCAGCGAGGGCGCCCAGTGCAGCTGATAGCTGGAGAGTTCGACGGCGAGCACGTCGTACGTCTCCTCGCCGAGCACCACGTCGATGATGGGCGTGCCGATGTTGCCGACGGCCGCGGTCCGCAAGCCCGCCGACTTCAGGATCGACGCGAGCATCTGGGTTGTGGTGGTCTTGCCGTTGGTCCCGGTGATCGCCAGCCAGGGGGCCGCACCGGGGCCGCGCAGCTGCCAGGCGATCTCCACGTCCCCGACCACGTCGACGCCGGCCTTCGCGGCGGCCGCGAACAGCGGGCTGTCGGGCTTCCAGCCGGGCGAGGTGACGACGAGGCCGGTGCCTTCGGGGAGGGTTTCCGCGTCGCCGAGGCGTACGGAGATCCCCAGCTCGCCGAGTTCGGCGGCGCGGGCGCGGTGGCCCTCGCTGTCGCCGCCGTCGACGACGGTCACGACGGCGCCGAGGCCGGCCAGGGCGCGGGCGGCGCTGACGCCGCTCACGCCGAGGCCGGCGACGGTGATGTTCATGCCCTGCCAGGAGGTCACTTGTCGGCTGCCCATCCCGCGTAG from Streptomyces sp. NBC_00190 harbors:
- a CDS encoding cell division protein FtsQ/DivIB, producing MAGATTAQRGNQGSGPSARKGSGSPKPSKPPKSSKGSGPQGPGRRLRRGPALASLAAAVLLAAGGTWAFYGSSWLRVEKVTATGTEVLTPEQVLAAAAVPVGAPLVSVDTDEIEGRVRGRLPRIDSVDVVRAWPHGIGLKVTERKPVLLIKKDANFVEVDASGVRFDTVPKAPAGVPVLELNAKRSPSARRFDEERLLREAVLVAGALPEPVAKETLQVKVGSYDSVVLELTRGRTVAWGSGEQSDAKGRALTALLKAAPKAGHFDVSVPTAPALSGS
- the murG gene encoding undecaprenyldiphospho-muramoylpentapeptide beta-N-acetylglucosaminyltransferase, which produces MHVVLAGGGTAGHIEPALALADALRRQDPSVGITALGTERGLETRLVPERGYELGLIPAVPLPRKPTPELITVPGRLRGTIKAAEEILLRTKADCVVGFGGYVALPGYLAAKRLGVPIIVHEANARPGLANKIGSRYAHAVAVSTPDSKLRGARYVGIPLRRSISTLDRAAVRPEARAAFGLDPNLPTLLVSGGSQGARRLNEVIQQVAPTLQRSGIQILHAVGPKNELPRVDNMPGMPPYVPVPYVDRMDLAYAAADMMLCRAGAMTVAELSAVGLPAAYVPLPIGNGEQRLNAQPVVKAGGGLLVDDAELTPEWVLSQVLPVLSDPHRLYEMSRAAGEFGRRDADDLLVGMVYEAIAAHRSR
- the ftsW gene encoding putative lipid II flippase FtsW; the protein is MPAKQMLPGRRPSAVKAQGRKRPAASVRRPAGRGPLAGLRRTQAHLRKAWDRPLTAYYLIFGSSLLITVLGLVMVYSASMIKALQLGLGDAYFFKKQFLAALIGTGLMLIASRMPVKLHRALSYPVLAGTLFLMVLVQLPGIGVSINGNQNWISLGGPFMLQPSEFGKLALILWGADLLARKGDKGLLSQWKHLLVPLVPVAFLLLGLIMLGGDMGTAMILGAVLFGLLWLAGAPTRLFVAVLAFTGVIVALLIKTSPHRMDRLECLGATDPGKNDLCWQAVHGIYALASGGWFGSGLGASVEKWGQLPEAHTDFIFAITGEELGLAGTLSVLALFAALGYAGIRVAGRTEDSFVRFAAGGVTTWITAQAVINIGAVLGLLPIAGVPLPLFSYGGSALLPTMFAVGLLIAFAREEPAARAALAMRQPKTGWRRTGVRWKSMRRRVKKRPSGER
- the murD gene encoding UDP-N-acetylmuramoyl-L-alanine--D-glutamate ligase, with amino-acid sequence MGSRQVTSWQGMNITVAGLGVSGVSAARALAGLGAVVTVVDGGDSEGHRARAAELGELGISVRLGDAETLPEGTGLVVTSPGWKPDSPLFAAAAKAGVDVVGDVEIAWQLRGPGAAPWLAITGTNGKTTTTQMLASILKSAGLRTAAVGNIGTPIIDVVLGEETYDVLAVELSSYQLHWAPSLRAHSAAVLNLAPDHLDWHGSMEAYAADKGRIYEGNTVACVYNVADPATEELVENADVEEGCRAIGFTLGAPGPSMLGVVDGILVDRAFVENRQKNAQELAHVADVNPPAPHNIANALAAAALARAFGVPPRAVRDGLRDFRPDAHRVAHVEAVHGVTYIDDSKATNTHAAEASLAAFEPVVWIAGGLAKGATFDELVRKSAKRLRGVVLIGADRALIADALARHAPEVPVVDLARTDTGAMLAAVREAARLAEPGDTVLLAPACASMDMFANYNKRGDAFADAVRELAAERS